From one Chanodichthys erythropterus isolate Z2021 chromosome 3, ASM2448905v1, whole genome shotgun sequence genomic stretch:
- the prpsap2 gene encoding phosphoribosyl pyrophosphate synthase-associated protein 2 isoform X3, producing the protein MELLIMVYACRTSCARNIIGVIPYFPYSKQCKMRKRGSIVSKLLASMMCKAGLTHLITMDLHQKEIQGFFNIPVDNLRASPFLLQYIQEEIPDYRNAVIVAKSPASAKRAQSFAERLRLGIAVIHGEAQDAESDLVDGRHSPPTVKNIGAIHPSLEIPLLIPKEKPPITVVGDVGGRIAIIVDDIIDDVDSFLAAAETLKERGAYKIFVMATHGILSSDAPQLIEESAIDEVVVTNTIPHEIQKLQCPKIKTVDISMILSEAIRRIHNGESMSYLFRNIGMDD; encoded by the exons ATGGAGCTGCTCATTATGGTGTATGCCTGCAGGACGTCCTGTGCTCGGAATATCATCGGCGTCATTCCCTATTTCCCTTACAGCAAACAGTGCAAAATGAGGAAAAGGGGCTCCATCGTCTCTAAACTACTTGCCTCAATGATGTGTAAAGCAG GTCTGACTCATCTCATTACTATGGATTTGCATCAAAAGGAAATCCAGGGTTTCTTCAACATTCCAGTGGACAATCTCCGGGCCTCACCGTTCCTGCTACAGTACATACAAGAAGAA ATTCCTGACTACAGAAATGCTGTAATTGTGGCCAAATCTCCAGCATCAGCCAAAAG GGCCCAATCATTTGCTGAAAGATTGCGGCTGGGCATCGCTGTGATCCATGGTGAAGCCCAAGATGCCGAATCGGACCTGGTCGATGGACGTCATTCCCCACCCACTGTCAAAAACATTGGCGCCATCCACCCAAGCCTAGAGATACCAT TGCTGATTCCCAAAGAAAAACCCCCAATAACTGTAGTGGGAGATGTAGGTGGACGAATTGCCATCATAGTG gaTGACATCATTGACGATGTCGACAGTTTTCTAGCAGCAGCCGAAACTCTAAAAGAAAGAGGCGCCTACAAGATCTTTGTCATGGCCACTCATGGAATCCTCTCCTCAGATGCCCCTCAGCTAATAGAGGAGTCCGCCATAGATGAG GTAGTTGTCACCAACACCATTCCACACGAGATCCAAAAACTCCAGTGTCCCAAGATCAAGACGGTGGATATCAGCATGATCCTGTCAGAAGCCATTCGCCGCATCCACAATGGAGAATCCATGTCTTACCTTTTCCGTAATATAGGCATGGATGATTAG
- the prpsap2 gene encoding phosphoribosyl pyrophosphate synthase-associated protein 2 isoform X2: MSAAKGGLVIFTANSNPSSRELGRRIAEDVNTTIMELLIMVYACRTSCARNIIGVIPYFPYSKQCKMRKRGSIVSKLLASMMCKAGLTHLITMDLHQKEIQGFFNIPVDNLRASPFLLQYIQEEIPDYRNAVIVAKSPASAKRAQSFAERLRLGIAVIHGEAQDAESDLVDGRHSPPTVKNIGAIHPSLEIPLLIPKEKPPITVVGDVGGRIAIIVDDIIDDVDSFLAAAETLKERGAYKIFVMATHGILSSDAPQLIEESAIDEVVVTNTIPHEIQKLQCPKIKTVDISMILSEAIRRIHNGESMSYLFRNIGMDD; encoded by the exons ATGAGCGCCGCCAAAGGAGGCCTGGTCATCTTCACGGCCAACTCCAACCCCTCCAGCAGAGAGCTGGGCAGGAGGATAGCCGA GGATGTTAACACCACCATCATGGAGCTGCTCATTATGGTGTATGCCTGCAGGACGTCCTGTGCTCGGAATATCATCGGCGTCATTCCCTATTTCCCTTACAGCAAACAGTGCAAAATGAGGAAAAGGGGCTCCATCGTCTCTAAACTACTTGCCTCAATGATGTGTAAAGCAG GTCTGACTCATCTCATTACTATGGATTTGCATCAAAAGGAAATCCAGGGTTTCTTCAACATTCCAGTGGACAATCTCCGGGCCTCACCGTTCCTGCTACAGTACATACAAGAAGAA ATTCCTGACTACAGAAATGCTGTAATTGTGGCCAAATCTCCAGCATCAGCCAAAAG GGCCCAATCATTTGCTGAAAGATTGCGGCTGGGCATCGCTGTGATCCATGGTGAAGCCCAAGATGCCGAATCGGACCTGGTCGATGGACGTCATTCCCCACCCACTGTCAAAAACATTGGCGCCATCCACCCAAGCCTAGAGATACCAT TGCTGATTCCCAAAGAAAAACCCCCAATAACTGTAGTGGGAGATGTAGGTGGACGAATTGCCATCATAGTG gaTGACATCATTGACGATGTCGACAGTTTTCTAGCAGCAGCCGAAACTCTAAAAGAAAGAGGCGCCTACAAGATCTTTGTCATGGCCACTCATGGAATCCTCTCCTCAGATGCCCCTCAGCTAATAGAGGAGTCCGCCATAGATGAG GTAGTTGTCACCAACACCATTCCACACGAGATCCAAAAACTCCAGTGTCCCAAGATCAAGACGGTGGATATCAGCATGATCCTGTCAGAAGCCATTCGCCGCATCCACAATGGAGAATCCATGTCTTACCTTTTCCGTAATATAGGCATGGATGATTAG
- the prpsap2 gene encoding phosphoribosyl pyrophosphate synthase-associated protein 2 isoform X1, producing the protein MSAAKGGLVIFTANSNPSSRELGRRIAERLGVELGKVQVYQEANRETRVQIEESVRSKDVFIIQTVSKDVNTTIMELLIMVYACRTSCARNIIGVIPYFPYSKQCKMRKRGSIVSKLLASMMCKAGLTHLITMDLHQKEIQGFFNIPVDNLRASPFLLQYIQEEIPDYRNAVIVAKSPASAKRAQSFAERLRLGIAVIHGEAQDAESDLVDGRHSPPTVKNIGAIHPSLEIPLLIPKEKPPITVVGDVGGRIAIIVDDIIDDVDSFLAAAETLKERGAYKIFVMATHGILSSDAPQLIEESAIDEVVVTNTIPHEIQKLQCPKIKTVDISMILSEAIRRIHNGESMSYLFRNIGMDD; encoded by the exons ATGAGCGCCGCCAAAGGAGGCCTGGTCATCTTCACGGCCAACTCCAACCCCTCCAGCAGAGAGCTGGGCAGGAGGATAGCCGA GCGGTTGGGTGTGGAGCTTGGGAAGGTGCAGGTCTATCAGGAGGCTAACAGAG AAACACGGGTCCAAATCGAAGAGTCTGTGCGCAGCAAAGATGTTTTCATCATTCAGACTGTGTCCAA GGATGTTAACACCACCATCATGGAGCTGCTCATTATGGTGTATGCCTGCAGGACGTCCTGTGCTCGGAATATCATCGGCGTCATTCCCTATTTCCCTTACAGCAAACAGTGCAAAATGAGGAAAAGGGGCTCCATCGTCTCTAAACTACTTGCCTCAATGATGTGTAAAGCAG GTCTGACTCATCTCATTACTATGGATTTGCATCAAAAGGAAATCCAGGGTTTCTTCAACATTCCAGTGGACAATCTCCGGGCCTCACCGTTCCTGCTACAGTACATACAAGAAGAA ATTCCTGACTACAGAAATGCTGTAATTGTGGCCAAATCTCCAGCATCAGCCAAAAG GGCCCAATCATTTGCTGAAAGATTGCGGCTGGGCATCGCTGTGATCCATGGTGAAGCCCAAGATGCCGAATCGGACCTGGTCGATGGACGTCATTCCCCACCCACTGTCAAAAACATTGGCGCCATCCACCCAAGCCTAGAGATACCAT TGCTGATTCCCAAAGAAAAACCCCCAATAACTGTAGTGGGAGATGTAGGTGGACGAATTGCCATCATAGTG gaTGACATCATTGACGATGTCGACAGTTTTCTAGCAGCAGCCGAAACTCTAAAAGAAAGAGGCGCCTACAAGATCTTTGTCATGGCCACTCATGGAATCCTCTCCTCAGATGCCCCTCAGCTAATAGAGGAGTCCGCCATAGATGAG GTAGTTGTCACCAACACCATTCCACACGAGATCCAAAAACTCCAGTGTCCCAAGATCAAGACGGTGGATATCAGCATGATCCTGTCAGAAGCCATTCGCCGCATCCACAATGGAGAATCCATGTCTTACCTTTTCCGTAATATAGGCATGGATGATTAG